One Candidatus Paceibacterota bacterium genomic region harbors:
- a CDS encoding GIY-YIG nuclease family protein — MFYNYVLQSEKSNNIYVGYTANLRKRLKEHNQRLNRSTKPYSPWKLIYYEDCLDKNDAKRRERYLKTSRGQRLLKRRIKDYLYKLEG, encoded by the coding sequence ATGTTCTACAACTATGTTCTACAAAGTGAAAAGAGTAATAATATCTACGTGGGCTATACCGCAAACTTAAGGAAAAGATTGAAAGAACATAATCAAAGGTTGAATCGGTCAACAAAACCATATAGTCCTTGGAAATTAATTTATTATGAGGATTGTCTTGACAAAAACGATGCAAAACGCAGAGAGCGTTATTTAAAGACAAGCCGAGGTCAAAGATTATTAAAACGAAGGATAAAAGATTATCTCTACAAATTAGAGGGATAA
- a CDS encoding PrgI family protein, which translates to MRFTVPQFIEHEAKIVGPLTFKQFIFIGIAVGICFVFYFTFPFTYFLMASMVLLSAAMGLAFLKVNGKALPILLFDFLKFSIAPKMYVWKKKERQVVVYKKSELSPEKPEEEKKEESHVRMVMRSRLKKMQTDIETHTK; encoded by the coding sequence ATGCGCTTTACAGTGCCACAATTTATAGAGCACGAGGCGAAAATCGTCGGCCCTCTTACTTTTAAGCAGTTTATCTTCATCGGTATAGCTGTGGGCATTTGTTTTGTTTTCTACTTTACCTTTCCTTTCACCTACTTTTTGATGGCTTCTATGGTTCTACTGAGCGCAGCAATGGGACTGGCTTTTTTAAAAGTCAACGGAAAGGCTCTTCCTATACTTTTGTTTGATTTTTTGAAATTTTCCATAGCGCCTAAAATGTACGTCTGGAAAAAGAAAGAACGCCAAGTAGTGGTATATAAAAAAAGTGAGCTTTCTCCGGAAAAACCAGAAGAAGAGAAAAAAGAGGAATCTCACGTAAGAATGGTTATGAGAAGCAGATTAAAAAAAATGCAAACTGATATTGAAACGCATACAAAATAA